Genomic window (Chryseobacterium sp. H1D6B):
AAGCTTAGTATTTCTTACAAAAAAAGAAACCTTCACTGCGTCTCCTAATAAGAACGCTCTATTCTTTACATTTAATTCGTCTGATGTAAAATATTGATTTTCCAATGTATGATTTATTTATAAAAAAATAATGAACGATAAATCGTTCATCAGTTTTACCATTGCTGCAGCGGACTATTATGCTGCACCTAATTTTATTCTAAGGTTTTCTATAAGGTTTTCCCAATACATCGCATTTTCTTCTTCATCACCTTCTTCACAGAAATCTGTAATATTTAAAGCTAAATCTTCAGTAATATCATCAATTGTGATCGTCATTTCAAAGAAGTGCTTAGTTCCTTCATCCTCTTCCCATCTGTAACGTACGAAACCTTCAGGCTTGTATCTAATTAAAGTAGCCTTCTCCGCAGGTCCTCCACCCCAGCTAAAAAAGAAATCATCGCCTTTCTCTACAACCTCATCTGCAAACCATTCAGATAATCCCTCTGCAGTCGCCAGATATTCATATAAAATCTCTGAAAGACAATGCATTGGAAATTCGTAATGGACTTTATGTTTCGCCATATATCTTTGTTTTTATCGTCCCGCAATATATAAATTAATTTTTTTATTACACAAAAATGTATTTATTTTTTTATGCAATCTTCATGATATTTATCACAGAATTTAAATGCATGTTAAGCATAGTTTTTAAAGTGATACTTTAAGCCTGAAAAACATAAAAAACCCTTCTGTGAAGAAGAGCTTTTATATTAATTTTCGTTTAAGACTTCAAGAATAATCCTGCATCCTTCTTTTATTTCATCAAGAGAAATCGTTAATGGCGGTGAAATCCTCAAATATTCATTTCTATATAACTGCCAGAAAACGATCAACCCCTTTTCCATGCATTTTTTAGCCACTTCCAGTGTATATTCGGGCGTTTCTAGATTCACAGCGAGCATCAGGCCAATTCCATTAATATTTTTGATTTTTGGGTGGATTAAAAGAGCTCTGAAAAGTTTTTCTTTTTCATCTACAGAATCCATCAGTCCGCTCTCCAAAACTTCTTTTAAAGTTGCATGGCTTGAAGCTGCAATAAGAGGATTCCCACCAAAGGTAGTAATGTGCCCTAATTTTGGTGAATGAGACAGGGATTCCATAATTTTTCTGGAGCTCATAAAAGCACCTACAGGAACTCCGCCTCCCATTCCTTTCCCCATCACTAAAATATCCGGAACGATCCCAAAATGTTCAAAAGAAAACAATTTTCCTGTTCTTCCGAATCCAGGCTGAATTTCATCCAGGATCAAAAGAGCTCCTACTTCCTCACATCTGTTTTTTAAATTTTTTAAATAGTCTGTATCGGGCACTAAAAAACCTGCTGCTCCCTGAATGGTCTCTAAAATTACGCAAGCTGTTTTCTCTGTTATTTTATCAAAATCATTTTCATTATTGAATTCTATAAACGTCACCATCGGCAGTAACGGACGGAATTCTCTTTTATGAGTCTCATTTCCTGAAACACTTAATGCTCCATGTGTATTTCCGTGATATGAATCTTTAAAAGAAACAATTTCTTCTCTTCCCGTATATCTTTTAGCTAATTTTAAACTTCCATCAATTGCTTCAGCGCCGCTGTTCACCAGATAAGTAATTTCAAGCGGATCCTGTGTTGCTTCTGCTAATAGTCTGCATAATGCCGCCGGCTTTTCCTGAGCGTATTCTCCATACACCATTACATGCAGATATTTATCTGCCTGTTCCTTGATAGCATTTACAATTTTAGGATGAGAATGCCCCAGCGTATTGGCGGAAACCCCTGCTACAAAGTCGAGATATTTTTTCCCGTCTTTTCCATAAATATAACTTCCTTCCGCTTTCTCAACTTCAAAACCTGCTGCAAATTTTGTAGTCTGTGCCTGATAGGTAAAAAAATCTTTTTGTATTTCCATTGTAGTGAAAAATTTCAGCAAAGCTAAAAAACATTCATCACATGCCGAAATTAATAAGAACATAAAAAAGACCAGCTTCAATCTGAAGTGGTCTTTTGTATTTTTCTATTTTAAATATTATTTTCTGACTCTTTTCGGTTTTTTGGCTTCTTCTTTAGCCTTTTCTTTTTCTACAGCTTCCTGGGCTTTATTGTAAAGATCACCGTCAGAGGTGTATTGTATTTCTTCGTAATCCGGAGTATCCACGAGTATATCCTGCCACTTCCTTATCCTGTCTTTAGTATTCCAGTTAAAATCCGGAAATTTCCGTTTTGCAGGCTCTATTTTACTCATAGGATAAGTATCTGAAACAGCTCCAATGCTGCAGGATATTATCTGTAATCCTTTTTCTTCAAACAAGGCACCGATGATACCGCATGAAGAGAGTGTAATCCCAATTCTTTCCTTCTTCTTATTTTCATCTTCATCGTCTGCATATGCTATTGCCTGGGCATTTCCTATTACTTTTGCTTCTTTAATATTGTTATTTTCATAATAAACCGTCATCAGCTTCCCTTTCACCTGATTGAATTCATCTTTAAGGTTTAATGAATCTACTTTACTGATAGCAAAGGCATTACCGATCACCTTTAAAGAATCTATATTTTCATTTTTTGTATTAAAGTAAGCTTCAACTTTGTCTCCAGTTACCTGCTTTTCTCCGCTCCAAAGAATTGGCTTTACGTACATATGCATAACGCCGTCTGTTTCATTAAAAGCAATAGAATCAGCTCTTCCCTGAGCATTAGATTTGTAAAACCTTCCTTTTTTAAAAGCTCTCAGGAAACTTTTCTTTATAGTAGGATCTGCTGAATCCGGCCTTTGGTAAGAAAGAATTTTTTCTGCGGCAAAGTACATAGAATCTTTTTCAAAAGCCTTTACTGCATATGGATTCTTGGTCATCATAGCAGAATCTTTCTTTTCGAAAATCTCGCCGTATCCGCCTTTTATATATCTTCTCTCTTTAGGATCATCTAAGGTTACATTGCCTGTAGCTTTCCCGAAACCGGTAAGCTGATTGTAATACATATCATCTCCCGTAAGAATCTTGTCATTATAAAAAATCTTTGAATTTTTAGTAAGAAAGGCTTCTTTAGAATTCATTCTATAGGTACCTCTTTCTGTGTAGATCCGGTTTTTAGGATTAGCCCGGTTTGTAATAGTTGTAGGACCAAAAAACTCAGCAACTTTAGTATTTTGATTTTGTTTGATATTAGGGCCTTCTATTATGTAGTCTTTGCTGTCTATTTTCACATTTCCCACAAAATCAATCATTTTTGTATCGAGAAAGTAAGTGGCTGCTTTGGTGTACATCATGGTCTGACCGTCAGAAATTGTTCCTCCTGTATTAAAGTAGGCTTGATTGGACAGCCTGTCATAATACATGATCTCCGTTTTTATCGTCTGTTTCGGGTCAGTAAGAACTACATTTTTTCTGGCAACCCCTTTTTGCGTATTGCCGTCATACTCCATTTCACCAGCAGTGATTACAGAACCGTCAGTATTTTGAAGTTTAGTATTCCCTATGGCTTTAACAAAGTTTTCATCATTATAAATAACAACTTCATCAGCGGTAAGAATAGATCCCTGATGTTCTATCTGAACATTTCCTGAAAGATATTGATTACCATCATATTTAGTATCTTTTTTCAGATAATCTGTATGGATAATCTTAACTTTATTTTCAGGTTTAGCGGGTTGGGGCGTATTAGTTACAGGAGCCTGCAGATAAGGATCCCTCTGCGCAGGTTTTTGTTTTTCTTGCGCAAGAGTAACCGTTGAAATAAAAAATAACAGAAAAAAAATCAGTCTCATTGATTAATCATTCTTAGTGCCATAAAAATACAGCGAATGAGAATCAATTTTTACGCCAAATGCGTCTTCAATTGCTTCTTTGATCCCTTGAATTCTTGGGTCGCAAAATTCAATGATCTCTTCGATCTCTTTATCAGAATCCTTTTTGTAAATCACCAGGTGGTCGTGCTGTTTATCAAAATAAGATTTCTCATATGATGAAGAAGTCAATGTTTTTTCCCCGAACTGATGCTTACGGATCAAGCCCGCATCAAGGAAAATCTCAATAGTGTTGTAAATCGTTGCTTTAGATACATGGTATTTTTTCTGCATCATCAGAAGATACAGATCATCCACATTGAAGTGATGATCCATATTATAAATCTCTTCTAATATCGTATATCTTTCAGGAGTGTTTCTGAAACCCTTTTCTAATAAGTAGTTTCTTAAAACATCTTTTATTAAAGCAATATTTTTTTCTTTTTGTAAAGTATCCATTAAAAAAATTATCTACAAATTTACCGATTTTTATTTAAATAAGTAGTACAGCTTTTTTTTCAAGTTTAGGAATTATGACGTAAAAACTCAGATTGCTCTATTCTAGAACCGGCAACACACTCTTCTGTCATAGGAGCAGATTCTACCACAACATTGTGTGAAGTAACGCCCCAGGCTTTAAAGTCGTCACTTCCGATATACTTCACAAAATTGTAAATATTCATGGTAATCTTCTCTTTTACAGTAAGAAGAATATCGTTGATATAGGTATTATCGATAATCACATATTTCAGATCCGGCGGTACATTGTGTGCTCTTAATGAAGGATGGCTGCTTCTTGAAGGGATTGTCCCATCTGCCATTAAATCTTTTAGCACCATATCAAAATAGTCATTGATTCTTCTGTCTATTTTAAATCCTAAAAGGAAATTAATTTTATAGATAGTACCCGGCAAAACTTCATCTACCGTATATTTAAATGTATAGGGATCTTCCTGATTGACAATACTTAATATAAAGTAGTGGTCTGCTCTTTTCGGCTGTTTTTTGATGATCGAATAAATAATTTTAGATTCTACTTCATCATTTCTTCTTGCACGGCTTAAATAAGCAAGGTTGGTAGCGTATTTAGGAATCGTTTCATCAAGCTTCATGTCCTTAATAATCGAAACATAGTTGTCAAGCTTAACAAACTTAATGAATTTTGTTTTGATAGATCTTCCGTTGTACCAAGCATACATACATATTCCTATGGATCCTGCTAAAACAACTGTAATCCATCCTCCTTCTGCAAATTTAATAATATTAGCACTAAAGAATCCTAATTCTATTGAAACATAAACAAGAGCAAAAAGCAGTATGAGCAGTTTATTAATTCTATGCTTGAGCAGCCAGAAGACTAATAAAAAGGTGGTCATCAGCATGGTCACTGTAATGGATAATCCATATGCGGCTTCCATTTTTCCGGACTCTCTAAAGTGCAGTACCACAATAATACAGAAGATCAAAAGTCCCCAATTGATTCTTGGGATATACATCTGCCCTTTCACTCCAGAAGGGTAATCAATTTTCTGGTTGGGCCATAAATTAAGTGACATCGCTTCTGAGAAAATGGTAAATGAACCTGTAATTAATGCCTGGCTGGCAATAATAGCTGCTGCCGATGCTAAAATTACTCCCGGTACAATCATCCACTCTTCCATGATTCCGAAAAACGGGTTTACTACAGAAAAACCAGGTTTTCCAAAATTGGTCAAAAGCCATGAACCCTGACCAAGATAATTTAAAATAAGCATGACCTTTACAAATCCCCAGCTTACTCTAATATTTTTTGCACCACAGTGTCCTAAGTCTGAATAAAGAGCTTCTGCCCCCGTTGTACAAAGGAAAACTGCTCCAAGAATAACAATGGCACTCGGTGAGTTTACAATCAGCTTGTAAGCATAATATGGGTTAAAAGATCTTAAAATTTCAAAATTTTCGCTTAAATGCATTATTCCCAACCCTCCTAAAACCAAGAACCAGATCACCATTACCGGTCCAAAAAACTTTCCGATAAAACTGGTTCCAAACTGCTGGACTACAAAAATTACAATAAGAATTGCGATGGTAATAGGTACAACAGGAGTATGAGGATTGTATATTTCAAGACCTTCAATAGCCGACATCACCGTAAGTGAGGGAGTAATAACTCCATCTGCTACAAGAGCTGCCGCTCCTATAATCGCAATGAGATAGAGCCAGCCTTTCTTGAGATTCTTTACCAAGGAGAATAAAGCTAAGATCCCTCCTTCCCCTTTATTATCAGCCCTTAAAGCAATGATAACATATTTTATTGTGGTTTGAAGAGTTAGTGTCCAGATGATACAGGAGAGCGCACCTTCTATGTATTCGTTGAAAGGCATATTGCTTCCTCCGTCTCTTGCATTTACAATCGCTTTCATTACGTAAAGCGGTGATGTTCCAATATCTCCGAAAACAATTCCAAGAGATACTAAAACTCCAATAATAGAAAGTTTTTTAATGTCAAAATGATGACCACCTTCTGTAACATCTGCCATATCAGCTAATTTTAAAAGCGCAAATTTAGACTAAATTTATAACCCCATGAACTATTCTTCATGCATAGAATAAATGAAAAAACTTCCTTTCGGAAGTTTCTCTCTATTATCTTTATGACTTAATGTACATCGCATTTTTAATTTCCGCTTTCACTTTTTCAAGCTTAGGGAACCATTCTGCAAATAATGCAGAAGAATATGGTGCAGGAGCATCAGGAGTAGTAATTCTCTTAATCGGAGCATCTAAATAATCAAATGCTTTCTGCTGAACCATATAAGCAATTTCAGAAGAGACAGAAGCAAAAGGCCAAGCTTCTTCTAAAATAACTAACCTGTTTGTTTTCTTTACAGAAGTTAAAATTGTATCATAATCTAAAGGACGAACTGTTCTAAGATCAATAACCTCAACAGAAATACCTTCTTTTTCCAGCTCTTCAGCAGCCTGAATAGCCATCTTCATAATTTTACCAAAAGAAACCAAAGTAACATCTTTTCCTTCTCTCTTAATATCTGCTTTTCCTATTGGAATGTAATATTCTTCTTCAGGAATTTCCATTTTATCTCCATACATCTGCTCAGATTCCATGAAAATAACCGGATCATTATCCTGGATAGCTGTTTTCAACAATCCTTTTGCATCGTAAGGGTTAGATGGAACCACCACTTTAAGACCTGGACAGTTGGCATACCAGCTTTCAAAAGCTTGAGAGTGGGTAGCTCCTAATTGTCCTGCAGAAGCAGTAGGACCACGGAAAACAATTGGACAGTTCCATTGTCCTCCCGTCATCTGACGGATCTTTGCTGCATTATTAATAATCTGATCAATCCCTACAAGAGAGAAATTGAATGTCATAAATTCTACGATTGGTCTATTTCCATTCATTGCAGCTCCTACGGAAATTCCCGTAAAACCAAGCTCAGCAATTGGTGTATCGATAATTCTTTTAGCACCAAATTCATCCAGCATTCCTTTTGAAGCCTTATATGCACCATTATATTCAGCTACTTCTTCACCCATTAAATAAATGGATTCGTCTTTACGCATTTCCTCGCTCATTGCTTGTGCAATCACTTCACGAAAAGTATATTCTGCCATATCTCTTTGAAAAATTTAGAGTACAAAAATAGTGTTTTTTTATTATACACATCACAAAAACGACATCACATTAACGGTAATACTTTATTAATTTTATTTAAGTTCATTTTTATTCCGCTCTGCTTAATTCTTTATAATTTTTCCTTAGGCCGGTAAGAACTTTTCCGTACGTTTTTTTATAGATCAGATATAAAAGATAAAGGGTAACCAAGAATACGATTCCAAAAACTGCATAATTTCCAAATTGCGGGAAAGCAGTATCAGGGTTAGTGGTCTTATAGGGGTTTCCCCGGCTTCCATCATGGATGCCTGCCATAAAATCTCTTGTATAATACTTAAAATGGAATATATGATCCACAATGATTAAAAATAAAGAGGCTCCCGCATATCCCAGCACCACCTTTCTAAGGTTTAAAATATTCTTCATTAATGAAGTACTCTTATTTTCAGCTTTCATCCTGTGATATAAATAGATCACAAGCCCAAAGAAAAAAACGAATAAAACTACTCTTACAATAGGAAATTCACCCTCGAAATATCCATACGCTGACCAGATGGAAATTTCCGTCAAGCCTATTAGAACTAAAAATTTAGCTACTGATGTGGAGTTTTTCTTTATCATTTTATAAATCTCCTGCTCTGAATAATTTTTAAATTCATCAGATTCTTTATTCCAGTCTTTTTTTAAAAGTTCTAGTTCTTCCATCTTATCCTTCATTTATTTTCAGTTTTAAATTGTTTTTAGCTCTATTCATTTTCACTCTTGCGTTTCCTTCTGTAATTCCGAGGATATCGCTGATCTCTCTGTAAGGCTTATCCTCCAGGTACATCATAATCAATGCCTTTTCAATATCAGAAAGCTTATACACTGCCTGATACTTCTTCTTTAGTTTATATTCATCATCTTCATAGGTTTCATATTCCATTTTGAGAGATGAGATATCTATTTCCGAATGTTTAAGCTCTTTTTTTTGAGGTTTTCTAAATAAAGTAATAGCTGTATTCAGAGCGACACGATACATCCAGGTAGAAAATTTCGCCTCCCCTTTAAAGCCTGGAAAAGATTTCCAGAGCTGGATGGTGATTTCCTGGAAAAGATCTTCATGATCTTCCGTATTATCCGTATATATTCTGCATATCTTATGAATAAGCCTTTGATTGGGTTTAAAAAAATCTACAAATGTCTTTTCCAAATCTGAGTTCATACTTTATGAGTGTGAAGATTTTATTTTCGTTACAAATTTTTCAAAAAAAAACGGCATTTCATTTCTGAAATGCCGTTTTATCATTGTATTTAAACTCAGTTTAGTTAGCCTTATCCCAAGTCTGTGTTCTTCCGATTAAAGATAATCCGATATACCCTCTTACATTAAGCTTATCTCCGCTTCTTGTAATGGTACATTTGTACGTTTTACCAGTTTTAGGATCTGTGATTGTTCCTCCTGTAAATTCATCACCATCTTTTTTCAATCCTCTGATGATTTCCATCCCTAAAATAGGCTTCCCTTTTCTGTCATCTTTACATACAGTACAGTTAGGATCTGTAGGTTTTATAAGCAGCTGAGAAACTTTCCCATAATACTTACCGTCAGCTTTTTTATAGATCTCTACAATAGATTTTGCTTGTTTCGTTTCATCATCTATTGTCTTCCATTTACCTTCAATTTGTGCAAAAGACAGCACACCTACTAAAGAAAACACGAATGTTAATAATAATTTTTTCATATTTATATTGATTTAATTCTAATAAAATAATTTTGTTGTTTATTTATTGCTAAAAATATAAATTAATTTCAAACAAACAAAAACTTTTATTATCCTAGGCATATATAACAAGAGATATACCAAGTTCTCAATTTAAACAGCTTGTAAATATTAATTCAGTTTTCTATTGATCACCTTATTCATGTAATCCTGATACCAAGCTTTTGCGATCTGTTTTCCTTTTTCAATTTCAGGAGTTTTTATTTTATCGAGAAGATTAGTTTCTAATCCTAAATCCGTTTTATCATACACTCCTACTACATTTTTGCCATCAAAACGATAGGTATAATTCCCAATAATAAATTGTTCTACAGTACCGTCTGAATTTGCAATAATCGGCAGATCCTTTTTATCACTTACCAGACTTCTTCCCCAGCTTCTGATCTTTTTATTATACCCTATCAGATCAGCCAATGTAGGATAAATATCGATCTGCTGCGCTTCTTCTTGATTTACCCCTTTCAACTGATAAGCAGGATTCGGTGAATAAAAAATAAGCGGAACAGCAAAACGGTTCATGATTTTTTCATATTCCGGATAGTACACTTCATTGGTATGGTCTCCCGTGAAAACAAAAATAGTATTGTTATACCAAGGCTGTTTTTTAGCGGTCTCAAAGTATTTTTTGATCGAATAATCCGTATACTGTATCGGCTCATGCATATCAATCTTCCCTTTTTTAAATTTACCGTTATACTTTTGCGGAATTTTAAAAGGGTGATGGGAGGATGCCGTAAAAACTGTTGCCATAAAAGGCTGTGTTTTGCCTACATTTCTAGCAAAATACTGCAGGAAAGGTTCATCCCATATCGCCCACATTCCATCGAAATCCTCATCATGATTGTATTCTGTTTTTCCGAAATAATGTTTAAAACCAAGGATATTTCCAAAACCTAAAAACCCCATAGAACCGTTGGGAGCGCCATGATAAAAAGAGGTATCGTAGCCTAATTCATTGCATACAGAAACGATAGACTGTATTTTCTGATTAGAATATGGGGAGCTTGTAAAAGCATCCGTAAGGCTGGGAACTCCCGCCAGTACGCTGCTCATTCCGTGGATAGACTGTCTTCCGTTCGCAAAAGTATTAGGAAAAATTAAACTCTGGCCGGCAAGACTGTCGATGAAAGGAGTGTAAGAAACGTAGTCTTTTATATTTTTATCTTTATTAAAAGCCCCAGAATACTCTCTTCCAAAAGATTC
Coding sequences:
- a CDS encoding START-like domain-containing protein, which produces MAKHKVHYEFPMHCLSEILYEYLATAEGLSEWFADEVVEKGDDFFFSWGGGPAEKATLIRYKPEGFVRYRWEEDEGTKHFFEMTITIDDITEDLALNITDFCEEGDEEENAMYWENLIENLRIKLGAA
- a CDS encoding KUP/HAK/KT family potassium transporter translates to MADVTEGGHHFDIKKLSIIGVLVSLGIVFGDIGTSPLYVMKAIVNARDGGSNMPFNEYIEGALSCIIWTLTLQTTIKYVIIALRADNKGEGGILALFSLVKNLKKGWLYLIAIIGAAALVADGVITPSLTVMSAIEGLEIYNPHTPVVPITIAILIVIFVVQQFGTSFIGKFFGPVMVIWFLVLGGLGIMHLSENFEILRSFNPYYAYKLIVNSPSAIVILGAVFLCTTGAEALYSDLGHCGAKNIRVSWGFVKVMLILNYLGQGSWLLTNFGKPGFSVVNPFFGIMEEWMIVPGVILASAAAIIASQALITGSFTIFSEAMSLNLWPNQKIDYPSGVKGQMYIPRINWGLLIFCIIVVLHFRESGKMEAAYGLSITVTMLMTTFLLVFWLLKHRINKLLILLFALVYVSIELGFFSANIIKFAEGGWITVVLAGSIGICMYAWYNGRSIKTKFIKFVKLDNYVSIIKDMKLDETIPKYATNLAYLSRARRNDEVESKIIYSIIKKQPKRADHYFILSIVNQEDPYTFKYTVDEVLPGTIYKINFLLGFKIDRRINDYFDMVLKDLMADGTIPSRSSHPSLRAHNVPPDLKYVIIDNTYINDILLTVKEKITMNIYNFVKYIGSDDFKAWGVTSHNVVVESAPMTEECVAGSRIEQSEFLRHNS
- a CDS encoding sigma-70 family RNA polymerase sigma factor, which codes for MNSDLEKTFVDFFKPNQRLIHKICRIYTDNTEDHEDLFQEITIQLWKSFPGFKGEAKFSTWMYRVALNTAITLFRKPQKKELKHSEIDISSLKMEYETYEDDEYKLKKKYQAVYKLSDIEKALIMMYLEDKPYREISDILGITEGNARVKMNRAKNNLKLKINEG
- a CDS encoding transcriptional repressor, with translation MDTLQKEKNIALIKDVLRNYLLEKGFRNTPERYTILEEIYNMDHHFNVDDLYLLMMQKKYHVSKATIYNTIEIFLDAGLIRKHQFGEKTLTSSSYEKSYFDKQHDHLVIYKKDSDKEIEEIIEFCDPRIQGIKEAIEDAFGVKIDSHSLYFYGTKND
- a CDS encoding OstA-like protein yields the protein MRLIFFLLFFISTVTLAQEKQKPAQRDPYLQAPVTNTPQPAKPENKVKIIHTDYLKKDTKYDGNQYLSGNVQIEHQGSILTADEVVIYNDENFVKAIGNTKLQNTDGSVITAGEMEYDGNTQKGVARKNVVLTDPKQTIKTEIMYYDRLSNQAYFNTGGTISDGQTMMYTKAATYFLDTKMIDFVGNVKIDSKDYIIEGPNIKQNQNTKVAEFFGPTTITNRANPKNRIYTERGTYRMNSKEAFLTKNSKIFYNDKILTGDDMYYNQLTGFGKATGNVTLDDPKERRYIKGGYGEIFEKKDSAMMTKNPYAVKAFEKDSMYFAAEKILSYQRPDSADPTIKKSFLRAFKKGRFYKSNAQGRADSIAFNETDGVMHMYVKPILWSGEKQVTGDKVEAYFNTKNENIDSLKVIGNAFAISKVDSLNLKDEFNQVKGKLMTVYYENNNIKEAKVIGNAQAIAYADDEDENKKKERIGITLSSCGIIGALFEEKGLQIISCSIGAVSDTYPMSKIEPAKRKFPDFNWNTKDRIRKWQDILVDTPDYEEIQYTSDGDLYNKAQEAVEKEKAKEEAKKPKRVRK
- a CDS encoding DUF2147 domain-containing protein codes for the protein MKKLLLTFVFSLVGVLSFAQIEGKWKTIDDETKQAKSIVEIYKKADGKYYGKVSQLLIKPTDPNCTVCKDDRKGKPILGMEIIRGLKKDGDEFTGGTITDPKTGKTYKCTITRSGDKLNVRGYIGLSLIGRTQTWDKAN
- a CDS encoding alkaline phosphatase family protein — its product is MKFFKEFRKQEVLVLFYRIFLAYVFYQIARLLFWYFNKDLIKVDSVSDYFNLAFHGTAFDTTAILYVNALFILLSLVPIIINTKKGYQKILFWLYFITNGIAYAMNFGDFIYYRFAQARLTSTAFDVAKHESNVFKVFTVSIGQHPFVLIWFIVLMGLWVFLYKKVKITERKPLQLIPYFIWSVLVVCAAAVLVVGGIRGDFKHSTRPINLVDANRFVTNPLHGNIVLNSTFSFFRTLGTNNFKEVHFVDQKFIDDNIHPYKMYERNVESRPNIVIFIVESFGREYSGAFNKDKNIKDYVSYTPFIDSLAGQSLIFPNTFANGRQSIHGMSSVLAGVPSLTDAFTSSPYSNQKIQSIVSVCNELGYDTSFYHGAPNGSMGFLGFGNILGFKHYFGKTEYNHDEDFDGMWAIWDEPFLQYFARNVGKTQPFMATVFTASSHHPFKIPQKYNGKFKKGKIDMHEPIQYTDYSIKKYFETAKKQPWYNNTIFVFTGDHTNEVYYPEYEKIMNRFAVPLIFYSPNPAYQLKGVNQEEAQQIDIYPTLADLIGYNKKIRSWGRSLVSDKKDLPIIANSDGTVEQFIIGNYTYRFDGKNVVGVYDKTDLGLETNLLDKIKTPEIEKGKQIAKAWYQDYMNKVINRKLN
- a CDS encoding aspartate aminotransferase family protein, whose amino-acid sequence is MQKDFFTYQAQTTKFAAGFEVEKAEGSYIYGKDGKKYLDFVAGVSANTLGHSHPKIVNAIKEQADKYLHVMVYGEYAQEKPAALCRLLAEATQDPLEITYLVNSGAEAIDGSLKLAKRYTGREEIVSFKDSYHGNTHGALSVSGNETHKREFRPLLPMVTFIEFNNENDFDKITEKTACVILETIQGAAGFLVPDTDYLKNLKNRCEEVGALLILDEIQPGFGRTGKLFSFEHFGIVPDILVMGKGMGGGVPVGAFMSSRKIMESLSHSPKLGHITTFGGNPLIAASSHATLKEVLESGLMDSVDEKEKLFRALLIHPKIKNINGIGLMLAVNLETPEYTLEVAKKCMEKGLIVFWQLYRNEYLRISPPLTISLDEIKEGCRIILEVLNEN
- a CDS encoding pyruvate dehydrogenase complex E1 component subunit beta, with translation MAEYTFREVIAQAMSEEMRKDESIYLMGEEVAEYNGAYKASKGMLDEFGAKRIIDTPIAELGFTGISVGAAMNGNRPIVEFMTFNFSLVGIDQIINNAAKIRQMTGGQWNCPIVFRGPTASAGQLGATHSQAFESWYANCPGLKVVVPSNPYDAKGLLKTAIQDNDPVIFMESEQMYGDKMEIPEEEYYIPIGKADIKREGKDVTLVSFGKIMKMAIQAAEELEKEGISVEVIDLRTVRPLDYDTILTSVKKTNRLVILEEAWPFASVSSEIAYMVQQKAFDYLDAPIKRITTPDAPAPYSSALFAEWFPKLEKVKAEIKNAMYIKS